Proteins encoded within one genomic window of Apis mellifera strain DH4 linkage group LG1, Amel_HAv3.1, whole genome shotgun sequence:
- the LOC725684 gene encoding COMM domain-containing protein 10 has product MATWITVTPRLEQGLKIANQIDNSKFRLLINRICQTLQSSVNSKIFNEEEEEKLLISLDLNKNDLVCLLDTIILIYKQAACNIVKPQLMESTLKNTFKTDDDKCLIFLNAWFTYGKGIIDHFRQMSIFPVQVKDIDWSLNIQAASSSIKKDVRPMALLQLNLTGEDESKLTLEFDKKELIDLYHNLERIQSQLDAFK; this is encoded by the exons ATGGCAACTTGGATTACAGTGACACCGCG gCTTGAACAAGGTTTGAAAATAGCAAATCAGATAGACAACAGTAAATTTCGCTTGTTAATAAATCGTATTTGTCAAACACTTCAATCCAgtgttaattcaaaaatattcaatgaagaagaagaagaaaaactattaatttctttggatttaaataaaaatgatttagttTGTCTTTTAgacacaataatattaatttataaacaagcTGCTTGCAATATTGTAAAACCACAATTAATGGAAAGTACTTTAAAGAATACTTTTAAAACAGATGatgataaatgtttaatatttttaaatgcatgGTTTACCTATGGTAAAGGAATAATTGATCATTTTAGACAAATGTCTATATTTCCTGTTCAg gtTAAAGATATCGATTGgagtttaaatattcaagCTGCATCTTCAAGTATTAAAAAGGATGTGCGACCAATGGCattattgcaattaaatttaacaggAGAAGACGAATCTAAATTAACATtggaatttgataaaaaagaactcatagatttatatcataatttagaGAGAATACAATCACAATTGGatgcttttaaataa
- the LOC552014 gene encoding probable methylthioribulose-1-phosphate dehydratase produces MSSQYINFDNEHPRILIPELCKQFYNLGWITGTGGGISIKHKEKIYIAPSGVQKERICPDELFVQDISGNDIELPPSEKKLKKSQCTPLFMCIYKWRNAGAVIHSHSKFAVMVTLHWPGEEFRVTHLEMIKGIRNQEKKRSYRYDEELIIPIIENTPFEEDLVHELERIILAYPQTCAVLVRRHGIYVWGDTWQQAKTMSECYDYILDIALQMKLSGLDPAAVPK; encoded by the exons ATGTCTtcgcaatatattaattttgacaat gaacatccacgaattttaattcctGAGTTGTgtaaacaattttacaatctAGGATGGATAACTGGTACTGGTGGAGGAATATCTATTAAACATAA agaaaaaatttatattgctcCATCTGGGGTTCAAAAAGAACGTATTTGTCCAGATGAATTATTTGTACAAGATATTAGTGGAAATGATATAGAATTGCCACCAtctgagaaaaaattaaaaaaatcacaatgcACTCCGttatttatgtgtatatataaatggagAAATGCTGGAGCTGTAATTCATTCTCATTCAAAATTTGCTGTAATGGTAACATTACATTGGCCTGGAGAAGAATTTCGTGTTACCCatttagaaatgataaaag GTATAAGAAatcaagagaagaaaagatcaTATCGTTATGATGAAGAATTAATCATaccaataatagaaaatactcCATTTGAAGAAGATTTAGTACATGAATtggaaagaattattcttGCTTATCCACAAACTTGTGCTGTATTAGTAAGAAGACATGGAATTTATGTTTGGGGTGATACATGGCAACAAGCAAAAACTAT gaGTGAATGTTACGATTATATACTTGATATAGctttacaaatgaaattaagtGGATTAGATCCAGCTGCAGtgccaaaataa